A DNA window from Shewanella baltica contains the following coding sequences:
- a CDS encoding M16 family metallopeptidase has product MKRTLSALVLAMGLFNPLSQAQATTAEDIKSFTLDNGMKIMVLEDASIPNANMYLFWKVGSRNEVPGITGISHFFEHMMFNGSKKYGPKMFDRTMEAAGGANNAYTTEDMTVYTDWFPANALETMFDLEADRIANLDINQTMVDSERGVVQSERSTGLENSNWNALEGEIKGVAFLAHPYSWSVIGHESDIAAWTLEDLVQYHKTYYAPNNAVVVIAGDVKVAQVKALADKYFAPIPAQTPPKAIRTVEPEQKGERRTFVQKASVSTPNVMLAYHIPAATHADFYALDLLSSILSQGNSSRLYQSLVDKQVALEAQTYMPMSVDPNLFYVMGVATPEVKASTLEHALIEQIDAIATTGVTQQELDKVKNIKLMDFYRSMETINGKANTIGTYEMYFGSYDKLFNAPEAYNKVTPADIQRVAQTYLRKSNRTVAVLAANEEISQ; this is encoded by the coding sequence ATGAAGCGCACGCTATCGGCTCTTGTGTTGGCCATGGGACTTTTTAACCCCCTAAGCCAAGCACAGGCCACCACGGCAGAAGACATTAAGAGTTTCACGCTAGATAACGGCATGAAAATCATGGTGCTAGAAGATGCCTCTATTCCCAATGCCAACATGTATTTGTTTTGGAAAGTCGGTTCACGTAACGAAGTGCCCGGCATCACCGGTATTTCGCACTTTTTCGAACATATGATGTTTAACGGTTCAAAAAAGTACGGCCCAAAAATGTTCGACCGCACTATGGAAGCCGCAGGTGGCGCGAACAACGCCTATACCACTGAAGACATGACGGTTTATACCGATTGGTTTCCCGCTAATGCGCTCGAAACTATGTTCGATCTCGAAGCCGACCGTATCGCAAACTTAGATATCAACCAAACTATGGTCGATAGCGAACGTGGCGTAGTGCAGTCGGAGCGCTCCACTGGCTTAGAAAACTCTAACTGGAATGCCCTTGAAGGCGAAATCAAAGGCGTGGCATTTTTAGCCCATCCTTATTCTTGGTCGGTGATCGGCCACGAGTCGGATATCGCCGCTTGGACGCTGGAAGATCTCGTGCAGTACCACAAAACCTATTACGCGCCGAACAATGCCGTGGTTGTGATTGCTGGTGATGTAAAGGTTGCCCAAGTTAAAGCCTTGGCCGACAAGTATTTTGCGCCTATTCCGGCACAAACTCCGCCTAAAGCGATTCGCACCGTAGAACCTGAGCAAAAGGGCGAGCGTCGTACCTTTGTGCAAAAGGCATCGGTGAGCACACCGAATGTGATGCTGGCATACCATATTCCGGCGGCGACTCACGCAGATTTTTATGCGCTGGATTTATTAAGCTCAATTTTAAGCCAAGGTAATAGCTCGCGTTTATATCAATCACTGGTTGATAAACAAGTGGCCTTAGAGGCGCAAACCTACATGCCGATGTCGGTCGACCCGAACCTCTTCTATGTGATGGGTGTTGCCACTCCTGAGGTGAAAGCCTCGACGCTGGAGCATGCGCTGATTGAACAAATCGATGCGATTGCGACAACGGGTGTTACTCAGCAAGAACTGGATAAAGTTAAAAATATCAAGTTGATGGATTTTTATCGTTCGATGGAAACCATTAATGGTAAGGCTAATACCATAGGCACCTATGAGATGTATTTTGGCAGTTACGACAAGCTATTTAATGCGCCAGAAGCCTATAACAAGGTGACGCCAGCGGATATTCAACGTGTTGCCCAAACCTACTTACGTAAATCGAATCGCACTGTAGCTGTGCTGGCGGCAAACGAGGAGATCTCTCAATGA